A window of the Paenibacillus woosongensis genome harbors these coding sequences:
- a CDS encoding sugar ABC transporter substrate-binding protein, with translation MRAARPFLYSQVRIVAAMLLGCFVFAGCQSAPVTEAKPPSIKVAVASEDGAPRYTFGIIYPVAHLFYEEITRLAEEAAAPHSIQLIVKAPESFSADQQIHMMETMIQQKVDAIAIAPIDAAALAPVIDRAVEAGIPVICFESDSPGSRRLSLIGTDNVKAGEQMGQVIRQLHNNKGMLLIESGVQNMKVNQERLDGLLQYLQNHTNIQVLEIRYHGGNSDKALSDLEQMIDDHPHFDSLVSVDLISSSASVLVWKAKGLNRFALSFNMTPEMKEAIQNGQITSVISHHEQNWGRLLIDYLLRAAQGEHVPPFIDTGTEVVQGLSSE, from the coding sequence ATGAGAGCAGCCAGACCATTTCTCTATAGTCAGGTACGGATTGTCGCCGCGATGCTGCTCGGCTGCTTTGTCTTTGCAGGCTGTCAATCTGCGCCGGTCACGGAAGCCAAGCCTCCGTCCATTAAAGTTGCTGTTGCGAGCGAAGACGGAGCGCCGCGCTATACCTTTGGCATCATATATCCGGTTGCGCATCTGTTCTATGAGGAGATTACCCGTTTGGCGGAGGAAGCGGCAGCTCCTCATTCCATTCAGCTTATCGTGAAAGCGCCGGAAAGCTTCAGTGCCGACCAGCAGATCCATATGATGGAGACGATGATCCAGCAAAAGGTCGATGCCATCGCCATTGCACCAATCGATGCGGCCGCCCTTGCTCCGGTCATCGACAGAGCGGTTGAGGCCGGGATTCCGGTCATTTGCTTCGAGTCAGACTCGCCGGGAAGCCGGCGGCTCTCTTTGATCGGTACGGATAACGTCAAGGCCGGGGAGCAAATGGGGCAGGTAATCCGGCAGTTGCATAACAACAAAGGAATGCTTCTTATTGAATCCGGCGTACAGAACATGAAAGTGAATCAGGAGCGCCTCGACGGCTTGCTCCAGTATTTACAGAATCATACGAATATTCAAGTGCTTGAAATCCGCTATCATGGAGGGAACAGTGACAAAGCCTTATCCGATTTGGAACAAATGATCGACGATCACCCGCATTTCGATTCGTTAGTGTCGGTCGATCTCATTTCCAGTTCGGCATCCGTCCTCGTCTGGAAGGCCAAAGGCTTGAACCGGTTTGCACTCTCTTTCAACATGACCCCGGAAATGAAGGAAGCGATCCAGAACGGTCAGATCACCTCCGTCATTTCTCATCACGAACAGAATTGGGGACGCCTGCTCATTGATTATCTGCTGCGGGCAGCGCAGGGCGAGCATGTTCCTCCTTTCATCGATACCGGAACTGAAGTGGTGCAGGGCCTGTCATCGGAATGA
- a CDS encoding ABC transporter substrate-binding protein gives MKNAVGRKMSLLLVLLLSFTMVLSACGGGGNTPKNEPPANTGGNNQGAANEGSSNENLSPLELALKGEYKGTKVTMFGPFVDADQVKFESSIKEFEEKTGIDIQYEGSKEFEATINIRVDGGNAPDIADFPQPGLLASIAKTGKVIDLTNILDQDKLKANYNQSWLDMGTMDGKDGKILAGIWNRSNVKSLVWYPKKQFEEAGYKIPETWDEMMALTEQIAKDGDPAWSIGIESGAATGWTATDWVEDIMLRTTTPENYDKWVNGELPFTSPEVKRAVEIMSDIWMNKDYVYGGTKSIVTTAFGDAPAPMFTDPPKAWFHRQGNFITSFFPETAKVDEDYDWFYLPSIDKEYGKPVLVAGDIYAMFNDRPEVRAVMEFFTTGESIKTWVQSGGVIAPMNDASLDWYSSESDRRMAKLVQDASTLRFDGSDLMPGKVGAGTFWKGMTDYVSGTASLDDALKQIQSGWDN, from the coding sequence ATGAAGAACGCTGTAGGACGAAAAATGTCATTGCTTCTCGTACTATTGCTGTCATTTACGATGGTGCTGAGCGCCTGTGGCGGGGGCGGAAATACGCCGAAAAATGAGCCGCCAGCGAATACAGGAGGCAACAACCAGGGAGCAGCAAACGAAGGCAGCAGCAACGAGAATCTGTCGCCTCTGGAGCTTGCGCTGAAGGGCGAATATAAAGGAACGAAAGTAACGATGTTCGGTCCGTTCGTAGATGCTGACCAAGTGAAATTCGAAAGCAGCATTAAAGAATTCGAGGAGAAAACCGGGATCGACATTCAATATGAAGGCTCCAAAGAATTCGAAGCGACGATCAATATCCGCGTAGACGGCGGAAATGCTCCGGACATCGCTGACTTCCCGCAGCCCGGTCTGCTGGCTTCTATCGCAAAAACGGGGAAAGTCATCGACTTGACCAACATTCTTGACCAGGACAAATTAAAAGCGAACTACAACCAAAGCTGGCTCGACATGGGAACGATGGACGGCAAAGACGGCAAAATTCTGGCGGGGATCTGGAACCGCAGTAACGTGAAGAGCTTGGTATGGTATCCGAAGAAGCAGTTCGAAGAGGCAGGATACAAAATTCCCGAGACATGGGATGAAATGATGGCCTTGACTGAGCAAATCGCCAAAGACGGCGACCCTGCTTGGAGTATCGGTATCGAGTCCGGTGCAGCCACAGGCTGGACAGCTACGGACTGGGTGGAGGACATCATGCTCCGCACTACAACTCCAGAGAATTACGACAAATGGGTAAACGGCGAGCTTCCGTTCACATCTCCTGAAGTGAAGCGTGCTGTAGAAATTATGTCTGACATCTGGATGAATAAAGATTATGTATACGGCGGCACGAAATCGATCGTAACTACGGCATTCGGTGATGCTCCGGCTCCAATGTTCACGGATCCTCCAAAAGCCTGGTTCCACCGTCAAGGCAACTTCATCACCAGCTTCTTCCCGGAAACGGCTAAAGTGGATGAAGATTACGACTGGTTCTACCTGCCATCTATTGATAAAGAATACGGCAAGCCAGTACTTGTAGCGGGCGACATTTACGCGATGTTCAACGATCGTCCGGAGGTTCGCGCGGTCATGGAATTCTTCACGACGGGCGAATCCATCAAAACTTGGGTTCAATCCGGCGGCGTTATCGCGCCTATGAACGACGCATCTCTCGACTGGTACAGCTCCGAATCCGACCGCCGCATGGCGAAGCTCGTACAGGATGCATCCACGCTCCGCTTCGACGGATCTGACTTGATGCCTGGTAAAGTTGGCGCAGGTACGTTCTGGAAGGGGATGACCGACTACGTGAGCGGTACGGCTTCCTTGGATGACGCATTGAAGCAAATTCAGTCCGGCTGGGATAACTAA
- a CDS encoding carbohydrate ABC transporter permease: MVGRKKRKGNKTVVNIVLGIICFIWLLPTLGLFISSFRPAADILQTGWWKVFPHQEWKAGESLQLSKEVDLREPIEVNGKTYTDDQLKAGVTEGDHRLVWENRRARTVNVQERGWEVKPDFTLDNYKNVLSGKEYKLKLGDGSETVQKGTGLSQAFWNTLTIAVPATIIPVLIASFAAYAFAWLRFPGRKTLFVIIIAMLVIPIQVALIPILKDYTALGLNGSYLGIWLAHTAFGLPLVTYFMYNFISQLPKDLFESAFIDGASHFTIFSRLILPLSVPALASIAIFQFLWVWNDYLVSLIFIGNQPNVQVMSMKIADLVGSRGNDWHLLTSAAFISMLMPLTIFFLLQKYFVKGLMGGSVKG; encoded by the coding sequence ATGGTCGGCCGTAAAAAGAGAAAAGGAAACAAGACCGTAGTCAACATCGTGCTTGGCATCATTTGCTTCATCTGGCTGCTCCCGACGCTCGGATTATTCATCTCCTCGTTCAGGCCTGCGGCGGATATTCTGCAGACGGGCTGGTGGAAGGTGTTCCCTCACCAGGAGTGGAAGGCTGGAGAGAGTTTGCAGCTATCTAAAGAAGTCGATTTGCGCGAGCCGATTGAAGTGAACGGAAAGACCTACACCGACGATCAGCTGAAGGCTGGCGTCACCGAGGGCGACCACCGCCTCGTGTGGGAGAACCGCAGAGCCCGCACGGTCAATGTACAGGAGCGCGGCTGGGAAGTGAAGCCTGATTTTACGCTGGACAACTACAAGAACGTCCTGTCCGGGAAGGAATATAAGCTGAAGCTCGGCGATGGCAGTGAAACCGTACAAAAAGGAACCGGCCTGTCCCAGGCCTTCTGGAACACGCTGACCATCGCTGTACCGGCGACGATTATTCCGGTGCTGATCGCTTCGTTCGCGGCATACGCCTTTGCTTGGCTGCGATTCCCGGGCCGCAAGACGCTGTTTGTCATCATCATCGCCATGCTCGTCATTCCAATTCAGGTTGCGCTTATTCCGATCCTGAAGGATTACACGGCGCTTGGCCTAAATGGCAGCTACCTGGGCATTTGGCTAGCGCATACCGCGTTTGGTCTGCCGCTCGTGACGTACTTTATGTATAACTTCATCAGCCAGCTGCCTAAAGATTTGTTCGAGTCGGCGTTCATTGACGGCGCGAGCCATTTTACAATTTTCAGCCGGCTGATCTTGCCGCTGTCCGTGCCGGCCTTGGCGTCGATCGCGATCTTCCAGTTCCTGTGGGTCTGGAACGATTATCTCGTATCGCTCATTTTTATCGGCAACCAGCCGAACGTACAGGTCATGTCCATGAAGATCGCCGACCTTGTCGGCTCGCGGGGCAATGACTGGCATTTGCTGACCTCGGCCGCATTCATTTCGATGCTGATGCCGCTGACGATTTTCTTCCTGCTGCAGAAATATTTCGTCAAAGGGCTTATGGGCGGATCGGTTAAAGGCTAG
- a CDS encoding response regulator has product MKKVFLVDDEILIRETIRDCVHWEQEGFLYCGDASDGEVALPLIEELHPDILITDIKMPFMNGLELCTLVRQRMPEIKIIILSGHGEFEYARSALSIGIEEYCLKPISSADLTSLLRSVSRKIDKERSEQAQLERLRRNESMGRVQSRAKLLDDLCSGFLTTPEALHAASQLEVPLVARYYAVVVMDLRDADDLAGVHMPDQQAAGEMTWARSRAAEGFETGTNEDTPEGLTHDASLLLGQAAELSTVNKQLMQQINAWEEDTALPFRQSRTKTGWIIKGDTVDTLNERIEPFRRLQESAAEHSRSCVMAVGIGSIQDRLQGVHLSCLEAEEDMHWQRLSRQNRRNLWEATRSTLHSSIFLDRQAFIGFLKVGSPPETPGFIRDFAAVLQPVDWSTSLIGYYILNDITLEVIRTAEELYRQPESPDSYLQPFQSEIEAIREWEDACAYLTRLAEQFWLWRTRSSDRYAHLLAQVKAYIQANYDKDRISLQDAADYVNVSPSHLSKIFSQETGQTFIEFLTQTRIRKAMELLHSTQAKTYEIAFQVGYSDPHYFSNLFKRTTGMTTTQFRRKGTVPAALYGAEGAADESSQTISL; this is encoded by the coding sequence ATGAAAAAAGTCTTTCTAGTCGATGACGAAATTCTGATCCGGGAAACGATCCGGGACTGCGTCCATTGGGAGCAGGAAGGCTTCCTCTACTGTGGCGATGCCTCGGACGGCGAGGTCGCGCTGCCGCTGATCGAGGAGCTTCACCCGGACATTCTGATTACCGACATTAAGATGCCTTTCATGAACGGTTTGGAGCTGTGCACTCTCGTCCGTCAGCGTATGCCGGAAATCAAAATCATCATTCTGAGCGGACACGGCGAATTCGAGTACGCCCGGAGCGCCCTCAGCATCGGGATCGAAGAATACTGCCTTAAGCCGATCAGCTCTGCGGATTTGACCAGCCTGCTGCGGAGTGTCAGCCGAAAGATCGATAAGGAACGCAGCGAGCAGGCGCAGCTTGAACGTCTCCGGCGGAACGAGAGCATGGGCAGGGTGCAATCCCGGGCAAAGCTGCTGGACGATCTATGCAGCGGCTTCCTCACGACACCGGAGGCGCTGCATGCCGCGTCCCAGCTCGAGGTGCCGCTGGTCGCCCGTTATTATGCGGTCGTGGTGATGGATTTGCGCGATGCCGATGACCTGGCGGGCGTACACATGCCGGATCAGCAGGCCGCCGGTGAAATGACCTGGGCCAGGAGCCGTGCCGCTGAAGGCTTTGAGACGGGAACTAATGAGGATACACCGGAGGGACTGACCCATGATGCTAGCCTCCTGCTCGGGCAGGCTGCAGAGCTAAGCACGGTGAATAAGCAGCTCATGCAGCAAATCAATGCCTGGGAGGAGGACACAGCTCTCCCCTTCCGCCAGAGCCGGACGAAGACCGGCTGGATTATTAAAGGCGATACGGTCGATACCCTGAACGAGCGGATCGAGCCGTTCCGAAGGCTGCAAGAAAGCGCAGCCGAACATTCCCGCAGCTGTGTCATGGCGGTCGGTATCGGCTCGATTCAGGATCGGCTGCAGGGCGTTCATCTGTCTTGTCTGGAAGCGGAAGAGGATATGCACTGGCAGCGGCTGTCCCGGCAGAACCGCCGAAATTTATGGGAGGCCACCCGCAGTACCTTACACAGCAGCATTTTTCTGGACCGGCAGGCCTTCATCGGATTTTTAAAGGTCGGCTCTCCCCCGGAAACGCCGGGCTTCATCAGGGATTTTGCTGCGGTATTGCAGCCAGTTGACTGGAGCACCTCATTAATCGGTTACTACATTCTGAACGATATTACGCTAGAAGTCATTCGGACGGCGGAGGAGCTGTACCGCCAGCCCGAGTCCCCTGACAGCTACCTTCAGCCGTTCCAGAGCGAGATCGAGGCAATCCGGGAATGGGAGGATGCGTGCGCTTATTTAACCCGGCTGGCAGAGCAGTTCTGGCTCTGGCGCACCCGCTCCTCCGACCGCTACGCCCACCTGCTCGCCCAGGTCAAGGCGTACATTCAGGCCAACTATGACAAGGACCGTATTTCTCTTCAGGACGCGGCTGATTACGTAAATGTAAGCCCGAGCCATCTCAGTAAAATATTCAGCCAGGAAACGGGGCAGACGTTCATCGAATTCCTGACCCAGACGCGGATTCGCAAAGCCATGGAACTGCTGCACTCCACGCAGGCCAAAACGTATGAAATCGCCTTTCAGGTCGGTTATAGCGATCCGCACTATTTTTCTAATCTATTTAAGCGAACTACCGGGATGACCACGACGCAATTCCGCAGGAAAGGAACGGTCCCTGCCGCGTTGTACGGGGCAGAAGGAGCAGCAGATGAGAGCAGCCAGACCATTTCTCTATAG
- the pgmB gene encoding beta-phosphoglucomutase, producing MKMKPYEHPKALYPYEEWHVTEQSYDEENNQRNESIFALGNGYIGMRGNLEEGYYGKTGKSVVGNYLNGFYDSEPIVYPEGAYGYPSRNQSMLNVPNAQWIELRVEGHPFHFHSGKVHSSKRQLNMQKGILQREVEWESPAGHRVLIRIQRMVALQHKHLAAIQYEVTALNFEGSVALISGVDGKIAEPEATDDPRLGGARAEPNLLLEETGHERAMLWMRHRTRYTKFALLTAISHRIEAPWGYEMSVQQNEQRMSAKYKLQLKGGETARLTKYISYHTTRDYAEEELVRRSSEVLRQASDSGFDLLAEEQRVYLERFWQRADVEINGDVALQQGIRFNAFALLQSAGRDGVTNIGAKGLTGEGYEGHYFWDTEMYILPFFTYTQPEIGRALLEFRYNTLDKARERAAVMSQKGALYPWRTIDGAENSAYFPAGTAQAHINADIAYGMKQYVQATGDIEFLVTKGAEILFETSRFWADLGHYNPARGGAFCIDAVTGPDEYTAIVNNNAYTNLMVQEQLTYAYETAAFLREQYPQDYDRLCRKLGLTEEEIEGWLNAAEKMFIPFDEELGIYAQDDTFLTKKKWDFENTPAEKYPLLLHYHPLVIYRHQVLKQADLVLAMFLLGDRFSLADKIRNFNYYEPLTTHDSSLSTCIHSIISAEIGDLASAYSYFDRTVRMDLDDVNRNAKDGLHTAAMAGSWMSIVNGFGGMRAYDGVLSFDPKLPAQWDSYRFKVMNHGQRVDIFVDQEGVVYTLLESDSTEGLEIRHKGDTLNLLPGEPVRMPFVKKLEAVIFDLDGVITDTAEYHYLAWKELAEELGLPFDRAKNERLKGVSRMESLEIVLEDSERSYTAEEKAELAKRKNDSYKRMIEHITPADLLPGIRELLVSLQEQGIAVGLASASHNAPFILERLGASSWFQAVADPGSARKGKPDPEIFLLAAEMLGADPANCIGVEDAEAGVAAIRAAGMKAVGIGSAAQLGAADLLLASTAELSLDKLQQLMA from the coding sequence ATGAAAATGAAGCCATACGAGCATCCGAAGGCATTGTATCCTTATGAGGAATGGCACGTTACTGAACAGTCCTATGATGAAGAGAACAATCAAAGAAATGAGAGCATATTCGCTTTAGGCAACGGATATATCGGCATGCGCGGCAATTTGGAGGAAGGGTATTACGGCAAGACAGGAAAATCGGTTGTCGGCAACTACTTAAACGGCTTCTACGATTCCGAGCCGATCGTATACCCCGAGGGGGCTTACGGGTACCCGTCGCGCAACCAGTCCATGCTCAATGTTCCGAACGCGCAATGGATCGAGCTGAGAGTCGAGGGGCATCCGTTTCATTTCCACTCCGGCAAGGTGCATAGCTCCAAACGGCAATTGAATATGCAGAAGGGAATCTTGCAGCGCGAGGTTGAATGGGAGTCGCCGGCGGGACATCGCGTGTTGATCCGGATTCAGCGGATGGTCGCTTTGCAGCACAAGCATTTGGCGGCGATCCAATATGAGGTGACCGCGCTGAATTTTGAAGGCAGCGTCGCGCTGATTTCAGGGGTGGACGGCAAAATCGCCGAGCCGGAAGCAACCGACGATCCACGTCTTGGCGGAGCGCGCGCTGAGCCGAATTTGCTGCTCGAAGAAACCGGGCATGAGAGAGCGATGTTATGGATGAGGCATCGTACCCGTTATACGAAATTTGCCCTGCTCACTGCGATCAGCCATCGCATCGAAGCCCCTTGGGGATACGAAATGTCGGTGCAGCAGAACGAGCAGCGGATGTCGGCGAAATATAAGCTGCAGCTGAAAGGCGGAGAGACCGCGCGGCTGACCAAATACATCTCGTATCATACGACCCGGGATTATGCCGAGGAGGAGCTGGTCCGCCGCAGCAGCGAAGTGCTGCGGCAGGCGAGCGACAGCGGCTTTGATCTGCTGGCTGAAGAGCAGCGCGTTTACCTGGAGCGATTCTGGCAGCGGGCCGACGTGGAGATCAACGGCGACGTGGCGCTGCAGCAGGGGATTCGCTTCAACGCTTTTGCCCTGCTGCAATCGGCAGGCCGCGACGGCGTCACGAACATCGGAGCCAAGGGCCTTACGGGCGAGGGTTATGAAGGCCACTATTTCTGGGATACGGAAATGTATATATTGCCGTTCTTTACGTATACCCAGCCTGAAATTGGCAGGGCCTTGCTGGAGTTTCGCTATAACACGCTGGATAAAGCGCGGGAGCGGGCAGCCGTCATGTCGCAAAAAGGGGCGCTCTATCCTTGGCGCACCATCGATGGCGCTGAGAACTCAGCCTATTTCCCGGCGGGCACAGCCCAGGCGCATATCAATGCCGATATTGCTTACGGGATGAAGCAGTACGTGCAGGCGACCGGGGATATCGAATTCCTGGTGACCAAAGGAGCCGAAATTCTGTTTGAGACATCCCGTTTCTGGGCCGACCTTGGCCATTACAACCCGGCGCGCGGCGGCGCCTTCTGCATCGATGCCGTAACTGGACCGGATGAATACACGGCGATCGTCAACAACAATGCGTACACGAACCTGATGGTGCAGGAACAGCTGACCTACGCTTATGAGACGGCGGCGTTTTTGCGGGAGCAGTATCCGCAGGATTACGACCGGCTATGCCGGAAGCTAGGGCTGACAGAGGAAGAAATCGAAGGATGGCTGAACGCAGCGGAGAAGATGTTCATTCCGTTCGATGAAGAACTGGGCATTTATGCGCAGGACGATACATTTTTAACGAAGAAAAAATGGGATTTCGAGAATACACCGGCAGAGAAATATCCGCTGCTGCTGCATTATCACCCGCTGGTGATTTACCGCCATCAGGTGCTGAAGCAGGCCGATCTAGTACTCGCGATGTTCCTGCTCGGAGACCGGTTCTCCCTGGCGGATAAAATCCGCAACTTCAATTATTACGAGCCGCTGACAACACACGACTCCTCGTTGTCCACATGCATTCATAGCATTATTTCCGCGGAAATCGGGGATTTGGCAAGCGCGTATTCCTATTTCGACCGCACGGTGCGCATGGATCTCGACGATGTGAACCGCAATGCGAAGGATGGCCTGCATACCGCGGCCATGGCGGGTTCCTGGATGTCGATCGTAAACGGCTTTGGCGGCATGCGCGCGTATGATGGAGTGCTCAGCTTTGATCCGAAGCTGCCGGCGCAATGGGACAGTTATCGCTTTAAGGTAATGAACCATGGCCAACGGGTTGATATTTTTGTTGATCAGGAGGGTGTCGTATATACCCTACTGGAGAGCGATAGCACGGAGGGCTTGGAGATTAGGCATAAAGGAGATACCTTAAACCTGCTGCCTGGAGAACCCGTGAGAATGCCATTTGTAAAAAAACTGGAGGCCGTCATCTTCGACCTTGACGGTGTGATTACCGATACGGCAGAGTACCATTATCTGGCCTGGAAGGAGCTGGCCGAGGAGCTAGGCCTTCCGTTCGACCGCGCCAAAAATGAACGCCTGAAGGGCGTCAGCCGGATGGAGTCGCTGGAAATTGTACTTGAGGACAGTGAGCGGAGCTATACCGCCGAAGAAAAGGCGGAGCTGGCGAAGCGGAAAAACGACAGCTATAAGCGGATGATCGAGCATATCACGCCTGCCGATCTGCTGCCGGGCATCCGCGAGCTGCTCGTCAGCCTGCAAGAGCAGGGGATCGCGGTCGGGTTGGCGTCGGCCAGCCACAATGCGCCGTTCATCCTGGAGCGGCTAGGCGCCAGCTCCTGGTTCCAGGCGGTGGCTGACCCTGGCAGCGCCCGCAAAGGCAAGCCGGATCCGGAAATATTTCTGCTGGCCGCAGAAATGCTTGGCGCAGATCCGGCGAACTGCATCGGCGTCGAGGATGCCGAGGCAGGCGTTGCCGCCATCCGGGCCGCCGGGATGAAGGCCGTCGGCATCGGAAGCGCCGCCCAGCTCGGCGCCGCCGACCTGCTGCTTGCCTCGACGGCCGAGCTGAGCCTGGACAAGCTGCAGCAGCTGATGGCTTAG
- a CDS encoding glutathione peroxidase, producing MLKTNGERFPLYKLEGRPVLIMNTASKCKFTPQFDDVQKVYEQFHAEGLEIIGFPCNQFGEQEPGTNEEAESFCQINYGVKFPVFAKVEVNGEQAHPLFDYLKKAAPFQGFDESDINAKLLKLMVSEKVPEWLVGDAIKWNFTKFLIDQQGRVVRRFEPTDSIDVVQSSIQELLQWA from the coding sequence GTGCTTAAGACGAATGGAGAGCGGTTCCCATTGTATAAACTGGAGGGCCGGCCGGTCCTGATCATGAATACGGCCAGCAAATGCAAATTTACGCCACAGTTTGACGATGTACAGAAGGTTTACGAGCAATTTCACGCCGAAGGGCTGGAAATCATCGGTTTTCCATGCAATCAGTTTGGGGAGCAGGAGCCAGGTACGAATGAAGAAGCGGAGTCCTTTTGCCAGATCAATTATGGCGTGAAGTTCCCGGTTTTTGCGAAGGTGGAGGTCAATGGGGAGCAGGCGCATCCTTTGTTCGATTATTTGAAGAAGGCCGCCCCGTTCCAAGGCTTTGATGAGAGTGATATCAACGCGAAGCTGCTGAAGCTGATGGTGTCTGAAAAAGTGCCGGAATGGCTGGTAGGCGATGCGATCAAATGGAACTTTACCAAATTCCTGATCGATCAGCAGGGCCGGGTCGTGCGCCGTTTTGAGCCGACGGACTCTATCGATGTGGTCCAATCGAGCATCCAGGAATTGCTGCAATGGGCTTAA
- a CDS encoding carbohydrate ABC transporter permease translates to MSAQAKPRISMKAVLLSLLVLLANIAVHGSIFLFFRDSTLNPLLTAVFAVLWGVVGVYLIYYTFNWAVEQYPEQVRRKVLPFIFVGPATLVLGWLLILPALRTLYLSFFNASSDKFVGLANYAAIFTDRLLATALRNNLLWVFVGTLACVSLGLLIAILADRSSYERIAKSIIFMPMAISFVAAGVIWKFVYYYQPGDEQIGILNAIVTFFGGEPQAWTSMLQPWNNFFLIIILIWMQTGFAMVIFSAAIKGVPEDILEAARVDGAGEVKIFFGIMIPYISSTILTVTTTIIVFTLKIFDVVMVMTGGQYDTEVVATQFYRQFFMYRNFGYGSTLAIVLLIAVLPVIIINLRQFRKQGGF, encoded by the coding sequence ATGAGTGCACAAGCAAAACCAAGAATTAGCATGAAAGCCGTGCTCTTATCCTTGCTTGTACTATTGGCCAATATCGCCGTACACGGTTCCATATTTTTGTTTTTCCGCGATTCGACACTTAACCCGCTGCTGACGGCCGTATTTGCCGTGCTATGGGGAGTCGTCGGCGTCTACCTCATCTATTACACGTTTAACTGGGCGGTGGAGCAGTACCCGGAGCAAGTCCGGCGGAAAGTCCTGCCGTTCATCTTCGTTGGCCCGGCAACCCTCGTCCTGGGATGGCTGCTTATTCTGCCTGCATTGCGGACGCTATATTTAAGCTTCTTCAATGCTTCCTCGGATAAGTTCGTCGGTCTGGCCAACTATGCGGCCATTTTTACCGACCGCCTGCTCGCGACGGCGCTGCGGAACAACCTGTTATGGGTGTTCGTTGGGACGCTGGCCTGCGTAAGCCTGGGTCTGCTGATTGCAATTCTGGCTGACCGCAGCAGCTACGAGAGGATCGCTAAGTCGATCATCTTCATGCCGATGGCGATTTCCTTTGTGGCTGCCGGCGTAATTTGGAAGTTCGTTTACTACTATCAGCCTGGCGATGAACAAATCGGGATATTGAACGCAATTGTTACATTTTTTGGCGGTGAGCCGCAGGCCTGGACAAGTATGCTCCAGCCATGGAATAACTTTTTCCTGATTATCATTCTGATTTGGATGCAGACGGGATTTGCGATGGTTATTTTCTCCGCCGCGATCAAGGGCGTCCCCGAGGATATTTTGGAGGCGGCGCGCGTGGACGGCGCGGGAGAAGTCAAGATTTTCTTCGGCATTATGATTCCATATATCTCTTCGACGATTTTGACGGTCACTACGACCATTATTGTATTCACTTTGAAAATATTTGACGTCGTCATGGTGATGACGGGAGGTCAATACGATACAGAAGTTGTAGCGACGCAGTTCTACCGGCAGTTTTTCATGTACCGCAACTTCGGTTACGGCTCCACGCTGGCTATCGTGCTGCTGATCGCGGTCTTGCCTGTAATCATTATCAATTTGCGCCAGTTCCGCAAGCAGGGGGGATTCTAA
- a CDS encoding NAD(P)-dependent oxidoreductase — MTNDYKIAIIGGTGKVGRYIAAAALRKGYQVRMLVRNPRKLDGQDSRIEILQGTAENKDHLRELLQDCHVVVNVFGQPPREAPQYSSVTGMVLQVMNELEISRYIGVTGGSLTLKGDRKRFINKIGALLFRIFFPAMIRDKQKEAAIIQQYCNIEWTLIRLPFVVEGAESGGIKENLTDMPGLKISNQDIASFIVRQAAEAKYIHKAPFIAT, encoded by the coding sequence ATGACGAATGACTACAAAATAGCCATCATCGGCGGAACCGGAAAAGTTGGGAGATATATTGCTGCAGCCGCGCTGCGTAAAGGTTATCAGGTGCGCATGCTCGTAAGGAATCCACGGAAGCTGGACGGCCAGGACAGCAGAATCGAAATTCTGCAGGGAACGGCGGAGAATAAAGACCATTTACGAGAGCTCCTCCAGGATTGTCACGTCGTGGTGAATGTTTTTGGCCAGCCGCCAAGAGAGGCTCCGCAATACAGCTCCGTCACCGGCATGGTTCTCCAAGTCATGAACGAGCTCGAAATCAGCCGATATATCGGTGTAACGGGAGGTTCCCTTACTTTGAAAGGGGACCGGAAGCGATTCATAAACAAAATCGGTGCGCTGCTGTTCAGGATCTTCTTCCCTGCGATGATCAGAGACAAGCAGAAGGAGGCGGCCATCATTCAACAATACTGCAATATCGAATGGACGCTGATCCGGCTGCCTTTCGTCGTCGAGGGCGCAGAAAGCGGCGGCATCAAGGAAAATCTCACCGATATGCCCGGCCTCAAAATTTCCAATCAGGACATCGCCAGCTTTATCGTCCGTCAGGCGGCAGAGGCCAAGTATATTCATAAAGCTCCTTTTATCGCTACATAG